In Lactuca sativa cultivar Salinas chromosome 5, Lsat_Salinas_v11, whole genome shotgun sequence, the DNA window aacagatgagatgcctcgatgttgttgtagttgatctagttatttaacggagtatggataacgaccaccgagtccttctagacagtcatgtggaacgctagcaggttcataacctgtaggtgttgtgaacgatgtgttcaccgatgtactctatccccctcatggttgcctttaggatatctattattGAGGAAACctcttagcagtaatgtccgtcccgatgaaaatcctagattaggtcccttgagatagatgttgttttaaagACATAAAGTGAgcataacgggaatgggtaatcgggttattgttggttggtgaaataaaatataattatttattgtgggttgaaaactctatatgctcaccaggctcccaagcctgacccactcagtttattcgtattacaggtagtggtgcgagggcataagatggatgaatcatcaagttgttttgtttacaagtctgtatatgtatatatttgttgaatgacttgtaatgttatcgtttatgctttatggtctgtatcggaacatgacatcccgagttttgattatataatgaaaacgcaTCTCTtgaggaaatgctttgataaatattattttatcatattttgtttttgggaacaaattccgcaactcttttaaatcaaaaggatttactctgaaattattttaaaaagcataaatgaaatcggtcttttctggccgtgattttggggatgtcacaaattaaGAGTTTTGATTTGAGTTGTGCTGGCCGGTCGACATTTAGACTCAAAAATCCAAAACTTTGTTTTTTCAATGACAATATCTTCATTTCTTTCCGGACGATTCTTTACATCTTGAAGGTACATCGAACAAAATGATAAAGCTTCTTCAGCAACATAACCCTCAGCTATAGAACCTTTCGGCTTCGCCTTGTTTCTGACATAGTTTTTTAGTCTTTTCATATACCTTTCGAAGGGATACATCCATCTCATACATACCGGGCCTCCGGCAATCACTTCATCAGGTAAATGTAAAACTAAATGAACCATAATGTCAAAAAACGTTGGAGAATAAATCAATTCTTACTTGCACAAGATTGCAATAATGTCTACTTTTGCTTTCCTCATATCATCCACCTTCAATGTTCTGGAACAAAGTTGCTTGAAAAACGTACAAAGGTCTACAATAGGTGTATACGTATCTTTGTCTAACAATCCTCTTACTCCAATCGGTATCAAACGTTGCATAAGAATGTGGTGGTCATGCAATTTCAACCCAATAATGTTAGTATTGGTATCGTTCACTTTCTTACTGATGTTAGAACCAAACCCATCCGGCAGTTAAACCTCTTTTATAAATTGACAAAAGAGTTGTCGAGTAGATTTAGTGAAAGAGTATCTTGCTTGGGGTCTATGAAACTTGTCACCATTTTTTTGCAACCATTCATTTCTCTGAATGTTTTGGTGTGTATTGACAATTTGgtttttaaataatcattttaattttattatattcaCATCTATTCAAACATTAAAATGTGATTATTAACACTTTGCCACAATAATCAAAATGACATGATTTAAAAAATGGATAATCATTCAAagttcaaccccccccccccccccccccccaaaataaTATCCAATACACACATGAATATGTGTATAGTACCCTAacaattttataacatttttttgcaattaaaacaataatttatttttattttcttttcaattCTAGCATCCTACTtacatacatataccacatacttttacataatacataagaacatgaaattcacatacttttacatacatataccacatatacacaaaatacaaatacattcacatacatacaaaatagcatcctacttaaaccaaatacacataatttcacatatatagataataacatcctaattataccaaatacaaaaatttcacaatcatataccacatttacaacaaacatacatacattcacatacacacaataacatcctacttatgacaaatacatataatttcacacacacacacacacacacacatatatatatatatatatatatatatatatatatatatagatagatagatagatagatagataataacatcatatatatatatatatatatatatatatatatatatttctaccAAATCCTCATATACCACATacatcaaatatcaaatatacacacaattttcacatacaaagaccaaattcacaaaaaaatgaaataatagaaCTTGTAATGGCAGAATCAACCGGTAATAGCTGCAAAAACTGTTATTCACCCGATGAAGCTACAAATCCAAAACCTGAGAGCCATCCAAAATGTCACAAATCACTTCAACAATATTTGCAAGGGTAACATACAAATTAAATTACCAAAACTTAGAAATTTAATCAACACTTTTTCAGTGTTAGCATACAAACTAACAAGGAAATTATCAAAGAAATTTTCAAATCAAATTACCATAATTTCTTCAAGAACTGGACTTACAATTGGTCCCAAATCACACCTTAATCCCTAATACCCTTAATATAACACAATGTATGGAGAAATCAAGATGGAAGAAGCaaattgaagatgaactcggtagAAGGTGGAAGGGGCGAAGGAGAAAAAGGCAGCAAACAGAAAGCAATTAAAAAGAATGAAGTTTCTGCGTGCGTTTTTTTTATCTGTGTGAAGCTTTACCGGCAACGCCTTTAGCGGCGACTAATATGGAGGGAAGGGTACCGCGTCAATTTTTAGTgaactattagcggcgacaatttCAACCTTTGGCGGCGACACATATGTCGCCGGTATTAGGTTAGTTCGGATAAGGAACCCCAACCGTTGGATTGGATATTTGATCGAACGGTGTAGAGGTAACGAAAGGGGAAGACGTGGATTCGGGTGATCACCCTTTAGCTGTGACGCTATTATCGGCGACAGGGGCTTTTAGCTGCGACACTCTCTAGAGTCGCCACTAAAGGCCTCTGTCGCCGGTAATAGCGTCCCCGCTAAAGAGTGATTTTCTTGTAGTGTTGGTAGCATTGACCGTAAACACTGGAATTGGAGAAATTGTCCAACGGAATTAAAAGGTCAATACATGAGGAGTGACCATCAGTATCCATTAATGATACTAGAAGCGGTGACGTCACAAGATTTATGGTTTTGGTATGCATTCTATGGTGTAGCCGATTCGAACAATGATTTAAACGTCCTCTACCAATCATCACTATTTGATGAGCAATATCAGGGAACAGGACCCGATTGTTCATTTTATCTTAAGGATAAACACTACAAACATGGTTACTATCTTACAGATGGAATATATCCATCATGGGTTGTATTTGTGAAGGCATATCCATATCTGGTAACTGACAAAAAGATATGGTTCAAGGCGGCACAATAATCAGCAAGAAAGGACGTAGAACATGCTTTTGGGGTCTTTAAAGAACGTTAATACATATTAAAAATGCTTGCATGAGCTATGATGctgaagaaaacaaaaaaaatataatgtaCGTTTGTATTATACTACACAATATGATATTGAAAGATAAATGTGTTGCGATATCTTTTGTGTATCAGCTCGATCCCCCTACCGACGAAGTCGATGACCAAGAAATAATACATAAATTGTGCAATGTTGAAGCTCACCACCAGCTTCGATCTAATCTTATTGATCACATTGAATATGTAATAGCTAGTTAATTTTAGTTATTGTTTTAGGATTTAAATTATGTTGTCTTTTTTAAGTGTATTTTTTAATTATCCTGTTTTATTTGTAGTGTGGTTTTTCaattaaatgttatttttaatattatcttagattttcttttgttttaaattagcaaaattttatttttaaatgaaaaatgttatattttattttatttcatattttctaatttaattaaataaaaagaatGATGTGAAAAGTGGGTTGAGAAAGATAGGGTTTTCAAGTGTTGTGAGTTAGGAAAaatagaaaagaaagaaaatcaaAATAGCTAATGTGGCAGGCAGTGGGTTGAGTGAGTTGGGAGGGAATTACTCCCTCCTCCTTTGGTTGTGTTGTCTACACCTAGAAGACGTGTCTATATTTGCATTACGCTAAAAATACTATGTTTTCATGAAAGATAATCTTGTGTAAATAAAGGGTATTCAAACAATAAAGGGGGCATACCTCCCACAAATTTTATAAACAACTAAAAGGTCATGTACAAACACTATATAGGACTTCCATGTGGaaaagagaaataacacttgtagACATGCCTTAGGAATGTAAAGTAACAGAACCAACAATCATGTTTGTACCACAAGTATAAGTGCTTCAAACAGACTCTCACCCAACTATACTAAATCAAGTAGAACATGTAATAACTCGATCTATACATGAGATGGATACTTTTCTCGTTTTCCACAATTGCAGTCTCTCTTTTCACCTGAGCCACCTCTATGTATCTTTGGGAGTAGACTGAAACAAACTCACCAATTGTCATACTGCATACACCAGCAACTAAGCCAGCAAAGCCTGTAGGAACCATGGCTCCGACATCTTGTTTAACTGCACACAGCCACTGTCCCCTTTTTGTGTAATCAAATTCTTCCTCTACTGACACCCCGTATTCCTGTTCGGATTTATCCTTAAGATCTGGAATGCATAAATCATTTTGCACAGCCATGATGTTGAAAGCAGGAAAGATAATATTATATTACAAAGATTGATAGATCTTGAAAAAAGAACCAGAGAGGACTTATTGTTGATGATAGAGCCCCTCGGATAGGGCATATATatagtatgtatgtgtgtgttttaccTATATATAATAATCAAAATGTGTAGATGCTGAGAAAACAATTTGAGATTGTGCAAGCCACATGCCCCTGATAATGATTTTTAAAGAAAACAAGAAATAGTTAAAATAGTATCAGCAACCATGGTCACATGCTTACCAATTAATGCATGCACATCTTTTTTCTGGGTTATAATCCAACTGCAATtaaaataagtttgtgtacatatataatattatatgtgGAGTTGATCCTCGGTTGTTACAATTATAGAAGAGTGTGCACTCCACAAGTGAAGTTTGAGTAATCAATCTCACATAAAAATTAAAGATAGTAAAATCCACATTATCACTGCCACAAACCACTCAATATAA includes these proteins:
- the LOC111899557 gene encoding vacuolar iron transporter homolog 2 encodes the protein MAVQNDLCIPDLKDKSEQEYGVSVEEEFDYTKRGQWLCAVKQDVGAMVPTGFAGLVAGVCSMTIGEFVSVYSQRYIEVAQVKRETAIVENEKSIHLMYRSSYYMFYLI